Genomic DNA from Alkalihalobacterium alkalinitrilicum:
ATCGGTGTGCGATGTTTACAATTTCTTTTAAATTAGCAGATACGCCAAAGTACGTTGGATTAATTACGAGTAATCCTTTTGCATCTGGATGTTGTCTCAATGCTTTTTCTACTGATTGGGTAGTAATGCCATGGGAAATGCCTAAATGCTTGTCAATTTCAGGATGAATAAAGATTGGGTTAGCTCCTGAAAAAATAATGGCAGACATGATTGATTTATGAACATTCCGCGGTACGATAATTTTATCTCCAGGTCCACACACACTCATAATCATTGTCATAATTGCCCCACTTGTACCTTGAACAGAAAAGAAAGTGTGGTCAGCACCAAATGCTTCTGCAGCAAGTTCTTGAGCCTCTTTAATAATTCCATGTGGGTGATGTAAATCATCTAGTGGTCCGATATTTATTAAGTCTATCGATAAGGCATTTAAACCTATAAACTCTCTAAATTCTGGGTCGATTCCATTTCCTTTTTTATGGCCAGGAATATGAAATTGAATAGGGTCTTTTTTAGCGTGATTTTTTACTCCTGAATAAAGGGGAGTTAAATGTTGTTGCGACAACCGATTCACCTCTTCTATCTTCTAATTGCAAGTTGTCACCTTGCACATAAAACAAGATTGAGTATATCAAAAATCAAGTGAAAATCAATCAAAATTTTACGTTTTTCATCAATGGTTATCGATATTTTTTGTAGGGTTTTCCAAAGTGCGTGTCGAAATAAAAAGAGACGGCTTTTATTATTCAATTTGATCAATTCTATATTAGTTTGTTTATTGGAAGAAATGATATACAACATAAGGAGGAATTCAGGTGAATTGGGAAACGAAAGTAACAAAGATGCTAAATATTAAATACCCCATTATTCAAGGTGGATTAGCCTATTTAGCATATTCGGATTTGGCAGCAGCAGTATCAAACGCAGGTGGTCTAGGTCAAATAACAGCAATGTCTCTAAGTACTCCAGAAGAGTTAAGAAAAGAAATTCAATCGGTAAAAAAGAAAACTGACCTTCCATTTGGAGTGAATTATGCGATTGGTCAGCATGGAAGACCATTTGAACATATGTTGGAAGTTGCCATAGAAGAAGAAGTGCCTGTAATTACAATGACAGGTGGTAATCCTGCACCCATTTTTGATATGCTTAAAGGAACGAATACAAAGAAGCTCGTTTTAGTTGCTGCAAGAAGACAGGCTGAAAAAGCGGAAGAGCTTGGTGCAGATGCAGTAATGGTAGTTGGACAAGAAGGTGGTGGACACCTTGGAAGGTCTGATACAGGTACGATGGTCCTTATTCCACAAGTTGTAGATTCTGTGTCTATACCTGTAATTGCTTCAGGCGGGATTGGTGATGGTAAAGGAATGATGGCTGCACTTGCTTTAGGGGCAGAAGGAATTGAAATGGGAACACG
This window encodes:
- a CDS encoding NAD(P)H-dependent flavin oxidoreductase — its product is MNWETKVTKMLNIKYPIIQGGLAYLAYSDLAAAVSNAGGLGQITAMSLSTPEELRKEIQSVKKKTDLPFGVNYAIGQHGRPFEHMLEVAIEEEVPVITMTGGNPAPIFDMLKGTNTKKLVLVAARRQAEKAEELGADAVMVVGQEGGGHLGRSDTGTMVLIPQVVDSVSIPVIASGGIGDGKGMMAALALGAEGIEMGTRFIATEECIHAHEVYKQRLVEASEMDTVVIKRSIGAPARAIKNEWTDKILQAEEVTPTYEAIKNYISGEANMKYIYEGKESEGFAWAGQVMGRIKDVPSVQELFDRMMKEGEDIRSKWSK